In Antennarius striatus isolate MH-2024 chromosome 10, ASM4005453v1, whole genome shotgun sequence, one DNA window encodes the following:
- the LOC137602497 gene encoding ubiquitin-conjugating enzyme E2-17 kDa-like isoform X3: MALKRISKELTDLSRDPPAQCSAGPVGDDLFHWQATIMGPPDSPYQGGVFFLTIHFPTDYPFKPPKVAFTTRIYHPNINSNGSICLDILRSQWSPALTISKVLLSICSLLCDPNPDDPLVPEIARIYKTDSVKYNKTAQDWTHKYAM, encoded by the exons ATGGCGTTAAAACGCATCTCCAAG GAGCTGACGGATCTGTCCAGAGACCCCCCCGCTCAGTGCTCTGCCGGACCCGTGGGCGACGACT TGTTTCACTGGCAGGCCACCATCATGGGACCC cctGACAGTCCCTACCAGGGCGGAGTCTTCTTCCTCACCATCCACTTCCCCACAGATTACCCCTTCAAACCGCCCAAG gtgGCGttcaccaccaggatctaccaCCCCAACATCAACAGCAACGGCAGCATCTGCCTCGACATCCTGCGGTCGCAGTGGTCCCCGGCGCTGACCATCTCTAAAG TCCTGCTGTCCATCTGCTCGCTCCTGTGTGACCCCAACCCCGATGACCCCCTGGTGCCCGAGATCGCCCGGATCTACAAGACAGACTCTGTGAA GTATAACAAGACAGCTCAGGACTGGACCCATAAGTACGCCATGTGA
- the LOC137602497 gene encoding ubiquitin-conjugating enzyme E2-17 kDa-like isoform X2: MALKRISKELTDLSRDPPAQCSAGPVGDDLFHWQATIMGPVSMTRMTHPDSPYQGGVFFLTIHFPTDYPFKPPKVAFTTRIYHPNINSNGSICLDILRSQWSPALTISKVLLSICSLLCDPNPDDPLVPEIARIYKTDSVKYNKTAQDWTHKYAM, from the exons ATGGCGTTAAAACGCATCTCCAAG GAGCTGACGGATCTGTCCAGAGACCCCCCCGCTCAGTGCTCTGCCGGACCCGTGGGCGACGACT TGTTTCACTGGCAGGCCACCATCATGGGACCCGTGAGTATGACCCGCATGACACAT cctGACAGTCCCTACCAGGGCGGAGTCTTCTTCCTCACCATCCACTTCCCCACAGATTACCCCTTCAAACCGCCCAAG gtgGCGttcaccaccaggatctaccaCCCCAACATCAACAGCAACGGCAGCATCTGCCTCGACATCCTGCGGTCGCAGTGGTCCCCGGCGCTGACCATCTCTAAAG TCCTGCTGTCCATCTGCTCGCTCCTGTGTGACCCCAACCCCGATGACCCCCTGGTGCCCGAGATCGCCCGGATCTACAAGACAGACTCTGTGAA GTATAACAAGACAGCTCAGGACTGGACCCATAAGTACGCCATGTGA
- the LOC137602497 gene encoding ubiquitin-conjugating enzyme E2-17 kDa-like isoform X1 produces the protein MLGSRRRRVGDTSGSCWGRVVSCWGRVVSCWGHVGVVLGSRRRRVGVASCWGRIVLGHVVLGSRRRRVGVTSGSCWGHVTHCPLLLQPDSPYQGGVFFLTIHFPTDYPFKPPKVAFTTRIYHPNINSNGSICLDILRSQWSPALTISKVLLSICSLLCDPNPDDPLVPEIARIYKTDSVKYNKTAQDWTHKYAM, from the exons ATGTTGGGGTCACGTCGGCGTCGTGTTGGGGACACATCGGGGTCGTGTTGGGGTCGCGTCGTGTCGTGTTGGGGTCGCGTCGTGTCGTGTTGGGGTCACGTCGGGGTCGTGTTGGGGTCACGTCGGCGTCGTGTTGGGGTTGCGTCGTGTTGGGGTCGCATCGTGTTGGGTCATGTCGTGTTGGGGTCACGTCGGCGTCGTGTTGGGGTCACGTCGGGGTCGTGTTGGGGTCAC GTGACACACtgtcctctcctcctgcagcctGACAGTCCCTACCAGGGCGGAGTCTTCTTCCTCACCATCCACTTCCCCACAGATTACCCCTTCAAACCGCCCAAG gtgGCGttcaccaccaggatctaccaCCCCAACATCAACAGCAACGGCAGCATCTGCCTCGACATCCTGCGGTCGCAGTGGTCCCCGGCGCTGACCATCTCTAAAG TCCTGCTGTCCATCTGCTCGCTCCTGTGTGACCCCAACCCCGATGACCCCCTGGTGCCCGAGATCGCCCGGATCTACAAGACAGACTCTGTGAA GTATAACAAGACAGCTCAGGACTGGACCCATAAGTACGCCATGTGA
- the nfkb1 gene encoding nuclear factor NF-kappa-B p105 subunit encodes MAADEHYLHPSNQIFDNMMMDPSWEFTPFPPMSHTSSLRTVDGPFLQIVEQPKQRGFRFRYGCEGPSHGGLPGATSEKNRKTYPTIKICNYQGPARVVVQLVTAQTPLPQLHAHSLVGKQCDKGVCVIDLQPKDANISFPNLGILHVTKKNVWRTLEERMLEAFRLGYSSGVSIHPEIDALQGEGRLPRELSDHQRGLISGAAALQAKEMDLSVVRLMFTAFLPDSDGGFSRRLEPVVSEPIYDSKAPNASNLKIVRMDRTAGCVSGGEEVYLLCDKVQKDDIQVRFYEESEAGVTWEAFGDFSPTDVHRQFAIVFKTPKYRDQNLQKPTSVLVQLKRRSDHETSEPKPFTYHPQIRDKEEVQRKRQKTLPDFQDFSGGGGGLYRGGGAGGGGGPSAGGPAPGGGAGAYYQSFTTFNYGGGAAGGGGAFTTGYSAGLGGGGAAAGGGGVKHGPGGDLMDDSDLDDKSSSGILEAPPLPGGPEGGATTEEGGVRASDECLLLASSQLEALFRYAVSGDPAYLLAPQRPLLAAGDEDGDTGLHLAVLHHQQGALRSLTQVASRLPGQEVLNRRNHLYQTPLHLAVITQQREAAAALLAAGADPTLTDRHGNTVLHLASQLEGRGGMVAFLLRFQELRGLLEVANTAGLCAIHLAVLANQLASLRALLEGGANVEAQGRGCGRTALHLATESNNVSLAGCLLLEGNANVDSCTFNGSTPLHIAAGRGSVKLTALLMAAGADPQKENCEPLFFREEEEEDEGYIPGTTPLNMAASAQVLELLRGKVYEPESPQNPFTPPPGDLGGLDVGVKQQLCGALESEACWEGVAHSLGLGILNMAFRLSPSPAKTLLDSYEVSGGTVSDLLAGLRAVDARGALRILEGALRHPGDQESEPTNETTGGPQGHDPKLDVRLDSGACDSGVELSTA; translated from the exons ATGGCTGCAGACGAGCACTACCTTCACCCTTCTAACCAG atCTTTGACAACATGATGATGGACCCGTCCTGGGAGTTCACGCCCTTCCCCCCGATGTCCCACACGTCGTCCCTGCGCACAG TGGACGGACCCTTCCTGCAAATCGTGGAGCAACCCAAACAG CGGGGCTTCCGGTTCCGGTACGGCTGTGAGGGCCCGTCCCACGGGGGCCTACCAGGAGCCACCAGTGAGAAGAATAGGAAGACGTACCCCACCATCAAG atctgTAACTACCAGGGTCCGGCCCGGGTGGTGGTGCAGCTGGTGACGGCtcagactcctcttcctcagcttcACGCTCACAGTCTGGTGGGGAAACAGTGTGACAAGGGGGTGTGTGTCATCGACCTGCAGCCCAAAGACGCCAACATCAG cttcCCTAACCTGGGGATCCTCCACGTGACCAAGAAGAACGTGTGGCGGACGCTGGAGGAGCGGATGCTGGAGGCCTTCAGGCTGGGCTACAGCAGCGGCGTCAGCATCCACCCCGAGATCGACGCCCTGCAGGGGGAGGGGCGGCTCCCCCGCGAGCTGagcg ACCACCAGCGGGGGCTGATCAGCGGCGCGGCGGCGCTCCAGGCGAAGGAGATGGACCTGAGCGTGGTGCGCCTGATGTTCACCGCCTTCCTGCCCGACAGCGACGGGGGCTTCTCCCGCCGGCTGGAGCCCGTGGTGTCAGAGCCAATCTACGACAGCA AGGCGCCAAACGCCTCCAACCTGAAGATTGTGCGGATGGACCGGACCGCCGGCTGCGTGAGCGGGGGGGAGGAGGTCTACCTGCTGTGTGACAAGGTCCAGAAAG ACGATATCCAGGTCCGGTTCTACGAGGAGAGCGAGGCGGGGGTCACCTGGGAGGCCTTCGGGGACTTTTCTCCCACAGACGTCCACAGACAG TTCGCCATCGTGTTCAAGACCCCCAAGTACCGGGACCAGAACCTCCAGAAGCCCACCTCGGTGCTGGTCCAGCTGAAGAGGAGGTCGGACCACGAGACCAGCGAGCCCAAACCCTTCACCTACCACCCCCAGATCAGAG aCAAGGAGGAGGTGCAGAGGAAGCGTCAGAAGACGTTACCGGACTTCCAGGACTTCagcggaggaggggggggtctgtaccgaggaggaggagcaggaggagggggagggccCTCTGCAGGAGGCCCCGCCCCTGGAGGCGGGGCTGGAG CGTACTACCAGAGCTTCACCACCTTCAACTACGGGGGCGGAGCCGCAGGGGGGGGCGGAGCGTTCACCACCGGGTACTCAGCTGGTCTGGGAGGAggcggagcagcagcaggaggaggcggagtTAAACATG GTCCGGGCGGCGACCTGATGGACGACAGCGACCTGGACGACAAATCCAGTTCTGGCATACtggaggctccgccccttcctGGAGGTCCAGAGGGCGGAGCCACGACTGAAGAGGGAGGAGTCAGGGCGTCAGACGAGTGCCTCCTATTGGCCAGCAGCCAGCTGGAGGCGCTGTTCCGGTATGCGGTCAGCGGGGACCCCGCCTACCTCCTGGCCCCCCAGCGCCCCCTTCTGGCCGCCGGGGACGAGGACGGAGACAC CGGGCTGCACCTGGCCGTCCTgcaccaccagcagggggcgctgcggAGCCTGACGCAGGTGGCGTCCCGCCTCCCCGGGCAGGAAGTGCTGAACCGAAGGAACCACCTGTATCAG ACTCCTTTGCACCTGGCGGTGATCACACAGCAGAGggaagcggcggcggcgctgctGGCGGCCGGCGCCGACCCAACCCTGACGgatcgccatggcaacacggTGCTGCACCTGGCGTCCCAgctggaggggcggggggggatGGTGGCCTTCCTGCTCCGCTTCCAGGAGCTCCGGGGGCTGCTGGAGGTCGCCAACACGGCAG GTCTGTGTGCCATCCACCTGGCGGTCCTGGCCAATCAGCTGGCGTCCCTCAGGGCGCTGCTGGAGGGCGGGGCTAACGTGGAGGCTCAGGGGCGTGGCTGTGGGCGGACGGCGCTGCACCTCGCCACCGAGAGCAACAACGTGTCGCTGGCAGGGtgtctgctgctggag GGAAACGCCAATGTGGACAGCTGCACCTTCAACGGCTCCACCCCCCTCCACATCGCAGCAGGGCGGGGTTCCGTCAAGCTGACGGCGCTcctgatggcagcag GCGCCGACCCGCAGAAGGAGAACTGTGAGCCGCTTTTcttcagggaggaagaggaggaggatgaaggctaCATACCAGGAACCACGCCCCTAAACATGGCCGCCAGCGCTCAG gTGTTGGAGCtcctccgaggtaaagtgtATGAACCTGAGTCTCCACAGAaccccttcacccccccaccag GTGACCTGGGGGGTCTGGACGTGGGGGTCAAGCAGCAGCTGTGCGGCGCCCTGGAGAGTGAAGCCTGCTGGGAAGGCGTGGCCCACAGTCTGGGGCTGGGGATCCTCAACATGGCGTTCAGACTGAGCCCCTCCCCCGCCAAGACCCTACTGGACAGCTACGAG GTTTCGGGCGGGACCGTCAGCGACCTTCTGGCTGGCCTGAGGGCTGTCGACGCCCGCGGGGCGCTGAGAATCCTGGAGGGGGCGCTGCGTCACCCCGGCGACCAGGAGTCTGAGCCGACCAATGAGACGACAGGCGGGCCTCAGGGTCACGACCCCAAGCTGGACGTCCGGCTGGACAGCGGCGCATGTGACAGCGGGGTGGAGCTATCCACGGCGTAG
- the LOC137602652 gene encoding diacylglycerol kinase theta: MCSDMTDRNRAGAAGDRRTPSPPTGHRPPTGHRPPTGHRLRKVTLTKPTFCHSCSDFIWGLGGFLCEVCNLMCHEKCLKTLRSVCPGVAPALIRVPVAHCFGPVGHKRRFCCVCRKSTEGNAALRCEVCELHVHADCAVFSCADCRSAHLDAALEQDTFHHHWREGNLPAGARCEVCRRSCGSSDVLAGMRCEWCGVTTHAACYPSVPPGCALGRLRCMLLHPTCVQLHARNFSKMHCYRIAEGVGHDLDVSDDVDSSAAAPKDGQQAAPESGKQFLKVFDGDDALKRGFFRLVSVLRATKNEEVVEAGLRAFYLPDQPQDFELHEVGGTQRLHSDDILNLNGGPDNRGSLKDGGEAWLLRAKPRDDDVIKVFPAWPRSGSAFVSASISRSSTAASVIADILGQLGGQDASAFSLMEVYMSSKQVQRQTLTPDENILDKLQEIRKVSLRQMNQTRFYLVENRNRAVQVHLLVGGLPPLLAKEEYAQLLQEHLAVKSHLVTISHVYASQGAAALDISCFSEAERVYMLAKDTAVDNKPLTALVIPDIQVECLGVDVCPLLVFVNPKSGGLKGRELLYSFRKLLNPHQVFDICNGGPLVGLHAFQKVPRFRVLVCGGDGTVGWVLGVLEAIRHKLVCREPPIGIVPLGTGNDLARILRWGAGYSGEDPHHILVSVDEADEVLMDRWTILLDAQEISEDGKDNGFLEPPKIVQMNNYFGLGIDAEVSLDFHQAREDDPDKFTSRFHNKGVYVKVGLQKISGTRSLHKDLQLQVDARTVPLPHIEGLIFLNIPSWGSGADLWGSEVDGRYGKPSIDDGLLEVVGVTGVMHMGQVQGGMRSGIRIAQGNYIRMTVSRPVPVQVDGEPWVQPPGHVIISAAGPKVRMLRKSKQKQKKSSAGVKDRRSHSPSPREAGL; this comes from the exons ATGTGTTCCGACATGACCGACCGGAACCGGGCCGGAGCGGCGGGGGACCGGCGGACCCCGAGCCCCCCCACCGGACACCGCCCCCCCACCGGACACCGCCCCCCCACCGGACACCGCCTGCGGAAGGTCACGCTGACCAAACCCACGTTCTGCCACAGCTGCAGCGACTTCATCTGGGGGCTGGGGGGCTTCCTGTGCGAAG TGTGTAACCTCATGTGTCACGAGAAATGTCTGAAGACGCTGCGCTCCGTCTGCCCCGGCGTCGCCCCCGCTCTGATCCGG GTCCCGGTGGCCCACTGCTTCGGCCCGGTGGGCCACAAGAGGCGTTTCTGCTGCGTCTGCAGGAAGTCGACGGAGGGGAACGCGGCGCTGCGCTGCGAAG tgtgCGAGCTGCACGTCCACGCCGACTGCGCCGTCTTCAGCTGCGCAGACTGTCGAAGCGCTCACCTGGACGCCGCCCTggagcag GATACGTTCCACCACCACTGGAGGGAGGGCAACCTGCCGGCGGGGGCCAGGTGTGAGGTGTGCCGGCGCTCCTGCGGCTCCTCCGACGTCCTGGCAGGGATGAGGTGTGAGTGGTGCGGCGTCACG ACCCACGCGGCGTGTTACCCCAGCGTGCCACCAGGGTGCGCTCTGGGGCGTCTGCGCTGCATGCTGCTGCATCCCACCTGCGTCCAGCTGCACGCCAGAAACTTCAGCAAGATGCACTGCTACCGCATCGCCGAGGGCGTCGGCCACGACCTGG ATGTTTCTGACGACGTCGACTCGTCCGCTGCGGCGCCAAAAGACGGCCAGCAGGCGGCGCCGGAGTCTG GGAAACAGTTCCTGAAGGTgtttgatggtgatgatgcGTTGAAGCGCGGCTTCTTCCGATTGGTTTCCGTCCTACGAGCCACGAAGAACGAGGAAGTGGTG gaggcggggcttaggGCCTTCTACCTGCCTGATCAGCCTCAGGACTTCGAGCTGCACGAGGTCGGCGGAACGCAGCGTCTCCATAGCGACGACATCCTCAATCTGAACGGGGGTCCGGACAACAGGGGGTCCCTGAAAGACGGCGGGGAGGCGTGGCTCCTGAGGGCCAAACCCCgagacgatgatgtcatcaaggtGTTCCCAGCGTGGCCCAG GTCAGGCTCCGCCTTCGTCTCCGCCTCCATTTCCCGGAGTAGCACCGCGGCATCCGTCATCGCCGACATCCTGGGGCAACTGGGCGGTCAG GACGCCTCCGCCTTCAGCCTGATGGAGGTCTACATGAGCAGCAAGCAag TGCAGAGACAGACGCTGACCCCCGACGAGAACATCCTGGACAAGCTGCAGGAGATCAGGAAG GTGTCTCTCCGTCAGATGAACCAGACCCGGTTCTACCTGGTGGAGAACCGGAACCGGGCGGTCCAGGTCCACCTGCTAGTCGGAGGACTTCCCCCCCTGCTGGCGAAGGAGGAGTACGCCCAGCTGTTGCAGGAACACCTGGCTGTTAAGA GTCACCTGGTCACCATCAGCCACGTCTACGCCAGTCAAG GAGCGGCGGCGTTGGACATTTCCTGTTTCTCAGAGGCGGAGCGGGTCTACATGTTGGCGAAGGACACGGCGGTGGACAACAAGCCGCTGACGGCGCTCGTCATCCCTGACATCCAG GTCGAGTGTCTGGGGGTCGATGTCTGCCCCCTACTGGTGTTCGTCAACCCGAAAAGCGGCGGACTGAAGGGGCGGGAGCTCCTCTACAGCTTCCGGAAACTTCTGAACCCCCACCAGGTGTTTGACATCTGCAACGGAGGACCGCTAGTGGG CCTCCACGCGTTCCAGAAGGTTCCCCGGTTCCGGGTCCTGGTCTGTGGGGGTGACGGGACCGTTGGCTGGGTGCTGGGGGTCCTGGAGGCCATCCGGCACAAACTGGTCTGCCGAGAGCCGCCAATCGGCATCGTCCCGCTGGGAACAG GAAACGACTTGGCCCGGATCTTGCGATGGGGGGCGGGGTACAGCGGCGAGGACCCCCACCACATCCTGGTGTCGGTGGACGAGGCGGACGAGGTCCTGATGGACCGGTGGACCATCCTACTGGACGCCCAGGAGATCTCTGAAGACGGCAAAGACAACGGCTTCCTGGAGCCGCCCAAG ATCGTCCAGATGAACAACTACTTCGGTCTGGGCATCGACGCCGAGGTCAGCCTGGACTTCCACCAGGCCCGCGAGGACGACCCCGACAAGTTCACCAGCAG GTTCCACAACAAAGGCGTGTACGTGAAGGTGGGGCTGCAGAAGATCAGCGGCACCAGGAGCCTCCACAAGGACCTGCAGCTCCAGGTGGACGCCAGGACCGTCCCCCTCCCCCACATCGAGGGCCTCATCTTCCTCAACATCCCCAG ctgggGATCTGGTGCTGACCTTTGGGGGTCGGAGGTCGACGGTCGCTATGGGAAACCGAGCATCGACGACGGCCTGCTGGAGGTGGTTGGGGTCACGGGGGTCATGCACATG ggGCAGGTGCAGGGCGGTATGCGGTCCGGGATCCGGATTGCTCAAGGGAACTACATCCGGATGACGGTCAGCAGACCCGTTCCGGTGCAGGTGGACGGGGAGCCGTGGGTCCAACCccctggtcatgtgatcatctcCGCCGCCGGACCAAAG GTCCGGATGCTGAGGAAGTCcaagcagaagcagaagaagtCCTCCGCCGGAGTGAAGGACAGACGCTCCCACAGCCCCTCCCCCAGGGAGGCGGGGCTATGA